A stretch of the Vulcanisaeta souniana JCM 11219 genome encodes the following:
- a CDS encoding ATP-binding protein, with the protein MDILSIGALAVPASLAVISLLRGYSIEGVTVGTRFLMPYRIPFDKHLCILGPTRGGKSSLVKAMIKELSQKYVVTALDWHGEYTGILPTLPTSAINIDLEKIPPKLLTEILGFGLGLNEPSMYMLYRIIRDGGYSSFNDLIRRIDNYLVNTRTEAEMKAAILRRLEYSAMNIGKGIVSIEALMEGDAIVDLSDLTIIEEKRLVSSLILAALYMNYMRKGLIERRVRHVLIIEEAQNLIDINGPSYSIVDHVIMELAKYGLRTILVSNVVPKSLILKHCNIILFKINPGLLDNDVSLSRDLINKLSEISTDEAIVITGRGIAKIRPLRASVLPAHVVIRRFNHEEDKAPTDDLVNADVNADNNNLKPKVTNHSATGNNGSLGTDSNNGKALGNFDGNKGPPPSVNSGQDESLFRRQVMELEREVINLRDKVNEIERILDADEKVIERILEFDGKLKNNTNS; encoded by the coding sequence ATGGACATACTGAGTATTGGCGCCCTTGCGGTACCTGCCTCGTTAGCAGTGATATCGTTGTTAAGGGGTTACTCAATTGAAGGTGTCACAGTGGGTACTCGCTTTCTTATGCCTTACAGGATACCGTTTGACAAGCACCTATGTATACTGGGTCCCACCAGGGGTGGTAAGTCATCCCTAGTTAAGGCGATGATTAAGGAACTAAGTCAAAAATACGTGGTAACCGCACTTGATTGGCATGGAGAATACACGGGAATATTACCTACGCTGCCTACGTCAGCCATAAACATAGACCTCGAAAAAATACCACCTAAATTGCTAACTGAAATTCTCGGTTTTGGTCTTGGCCTTAATGAGCCAAGTATGTACATGCTTTATAGAATAATACGTGATGGTGGGTATTCAAGCTTCAACGATTTAATAAGGAGGATAGATAATTACCTTGTCAATACAAGGACTGAGGCAGAAATGAAGGCAGCCATCCTAAGGAGACTTGAGTACTCGGCTATGAACATTGGTAAGGGTATCGTAAGTATTGAGGCGCTTATGGAAGGTGACGCTATCGTGGATCTCAGTGATTTAACAATTATTGAAGAGAAAAGGTTAGTTTCGTCATTAATATTGGCTGCGCTTTATATGAACTACATGAGAAAGGGATTAATAGAAAGGAGGGTTAGGCATGTATTAATCATTGAGGAGGCCCAGAACCTGATTGATATAAATGGCCCCAGTTATTCAATCGTTGATCATGTGATAATGGAATTGGCGAAGTACGGCTTGAGGACGATACTCGTAAGTAACGTGGTTCCAAAATCATTAATATTGAAACACTGCAACATAATTCTCTTCAAGATAAATCCAGGGCTTTTGGATAATGACGTGTCCCTCTCGAGGGATTTAATCAATAAACTGAGTGAGATATCGACAGACGAGGCCATAGTAATAACGGGCAGAGGCATCGCCAAAATAAGACCACTAAGGGCGTCGGTGTTGCCAGCTCATGTGGTTATTAGGAGATTTAACCATGAAGAAGACAAGGCGCCTACCGATGATTTAGTTAATGCTGATGTAAATGCTGATAACAATAATTTAAAGCCCAAGGTCACTAATCACTCAGCTACTGGAAATAATGGCAGTCTGGGTACTGATTCTAATAATGGTAAGGCATTGGGTAATTTTGATGGCAATAAGGGACCCCCACCGAGTGTCAACTCTGGTCAAGATGAGTCTCTATTCAGGAGGCAAGTGATGGAGCTGGAGAGGGAGGTTATTAATTTACGTGATAAGGTTAATGAAATAGAGAGAATATTAGATGCCGATGAAAAGGTTATTGAGAGGATACTGGAGTTTGATGGGAAATTGAAAAATAACACAAATAGCTAA
- a CDS encoding helicase C-terminal domain-containing protein, with product MDINNYVYSLLKKKDVILLNAYPGFGKSRIAVGLAKRWVDDGGRVLIMTRSKAEALQLCGFTKQFDIRDKTIILLGRESLCPFNASNAKQCLLYRLSGRCRVGKAAVPQPTLTCEPLELYNSGSCPYEVNEALAFQLPILISTHAYLSSPELYGRLMNIMGSWDKSLVIIDEFHNVIAGLETSIDIDIDELRQWVLNGNGLARKIFSRIRGYVPQGEIVVLRKFEIDDLLEGSESFNDKVIEILTHYGTDLCAFTYDGKLIRLRCLSFKPIRDLIVRAHKALLLTASISSRFSHIMRVLPRSSHYIAVDSLPREYQENFTVFSVMDVEFTFRNRLMKEYLDIAHRGIKAFIESAPPIGGLAVFFPSIEYMNTYVNNYSPPVWGIPTFILRDGSEAMGLVGPFKESARTTKSLVITYAQNPIGEGINFLEQELIGAMIIGFPLPQYSQWSFLKSRYYQKLGIGGFMVSFLFPAISTTTQILGRLLRDLDRHKKVAVLLDGRFYRYRKYMPKWLMSRMKPISISQFLNTSLW from the coding sequence ACGTATACTCATTACTGAAGAAAAAGGACGTGATCCTTCTTAATGCATACCCTGGTTTTGGTAAGTCAAGAATAGCAGTGGGTCTGGCGAAGAGGTGGGTTGATGATGGAGGCCGTGTACTCATAATGACTAGGTCCAAGGCGGAGGCACTACAGCTCTGTGGGTTCACGAAGCAGTTCGATATTAGGGATAAAACAATCATTTTACTGGGTAGGGAATCTCTGTGCCCCTTTAATGCCAGTAACGCCAAGCAATGCCTCCTATATAGATTAAGTGGTAGGTGTAGGGTTGGTAAGGCCGCGGTGCCGCAGCCAACCCTTACCTGCGAACCACTTGAGCTGTACAATAGTGGTTCATGCCCATATGAGGTAAATGAGGCGCTAGCTTTTCAATTACCCATATTAATATCAACACATGCCTACCTATCAAGTCCTGAACTTTATGGCAGGTTAATGAATATAATGGGTTCCTGGGATAAATCATTGGTAATAATTGATGAGTTCCACAATGTCATCGCAGGTCTCGAGACCTCCATAGACATTGATATAGATGAGTTAAGGCAGTGGGTATTAAATGGTAATGGCCTAGCCAGGAAAATATTCAGTAGGATAAGGGGTTATGTACCGCAGGGAGAAATCGTGGTTTTAAGGAAATTCGAAATTGATGACCTTCTTGAGGGTTCTGAATCGTTTAATGACAAGGTTATTGAAATACTTACGCATTACGGTACCGACCTATGCGCCTTCACCTATGATGGTAAATTAATTAGGCTGAGGTGTCTCTCGTTCAAACCAATACGCGACTTAATAGTGAGGGCGCACAAGGCTCTCCTCCTCACGGCATCAATTAGCAGTAGGTTCTCACATATAATGAGGGTCCTTCCTAGGTCATCACATTACATAGCGGTGGATTCCCTACCCAGAGAGTACCAGGAGAACTTCACTGTTTTCTCCGTAATGGACGTCGAGTTCACGTTTCGTAACAGGCTAATGAAGGAGTACCTCGATATTGCCCACAGGGGCATTAAGGCGTTCATTGAGTCAGCGCCACCAATAGGAGGGCTGGCCGTTTTCTTTCCAAGTATTGAGTACATGAATACTTACGTCAATAATTACTCGCCACCAGTTTGGGGAATACCAACGTTTATCCTTAGGGATGGTTCCGAGGCCATGGGCCTAGTAGGTCCGTTTAAGGAGAGTGCGAGGACTACGAAATCGCTGGTGATAACATATGCCCAGAACCCAATTGGTGAGGGTATAAACTTCCTTGAACAGGAATTGATTGGTGCCATGATTATTGGATTTCCGCTTCCTCAATACAGTCAATGGAGTTTTCTAAAGTCACGGTATTACCAGAAATTGGGGATTGGTGGGTTTATGGTATCGTTTCTCTTCCCCGCAATATCAACAACTACACAAATACTTGGCAGGTTACTAAGGGATTTGGATAGGCATAAGAAGGTTGCCGTACTGTTGGATGGTAGGTTTTATCGTTATAGAAAGTACATGCCCAAGTGGCTTATGTCTAGGATGAAGCCCATAAGTATTTCTCAATTCCTAAACACATCGCTCTGGTGA